From Channa argus isolate prfri chromosome 21, Channa argus male v1.0, whole genome shotgun sequence, one genomic window encodes:
- the slc37a3 gene encoding sugar phosphate exchanger 3 gives MPPPCCGYLSQYTHHHLVTFLLTFFSYVLLHASRKTFSNVKVSISAQWTPLVHNDSAPAFSPEETWEDNRLFKDEKEATMFLGVLDSIFLFSYAAGLYLSGVIGDRLNLRYVLCFGLCGSAAVEFMFGTLTEWLHIYNIYLYCFLWVLNGLLQSTVWPCVVAVMGNWFGKTGRGFVFGLWSACASVGNILGAFLASSVLKYGYEYAFLVTSVVQFAGGVVVFFGLLTSPKEVGLSLESDTGLSPVETDTDSHRPLMSDEEDEVEAEVYSRRYKSVQEPDEPAAECPQAIGFFQAVCLPGVVSYALAYACLKLVNYSFFFWLPFYLSNNYGWKEAEADRLSVWYDVGGIIGGTVQGLISDLMGKRAPVLAFSLAVAMGALVGYSRSPNDQVINAVLMAVTGFFIGGPSNMISSAISADLGRQDALRGSQEALATVTGIVDGTGSIGAAVGQYLVSLIESKLGWMCVFYFFVFMTGGSVLFITPLLFRELRAMWRDRRAVRRQL, from the exons ATGCCTCCCCCATGCTGTGGCTACCTGTCACAGTACACCCATCATCATCTGGTTACCTTCCTCCTCACCTTCTTTAG ttATGTGTTGCTGCATGCGTCCAGAAAGACATTCAGCAATGTGAAAGTGAGCATCTCAGCCCAGTGGACACCGCTCGTCCACAATGACAGTGCACCTGCTTTCTCCCCTGAAGAG ACTTGGGAGGACAATCGTCTGTTCAAAGATGAAAAGGAGGCCACTATGTTCCTGGGGGTTCTGGACTCTATCTTCCTCTTCTCATATGCTGCG GGTCTATATTTAAGTGGTGTGATTGGGGACAGATTGAACCTGCGCTATGTGCTCTGCTTTGGCCTGTGTGGCTCTGCTGCAGTC GAATTTATGTTTGGCACTCTGACTGAATGGCTGCATATCTACAACATCTATCTGTACTGTTTTCTGTGGGTTCTAAATGGCCTGCTGCAGTCAACTGTCTGGCCTTGCGTGGTGGCTGTCATGGGCAACTGGTTTGGCAAAACAGG ACGTGGCTTTGTGTTTGGTCTGTGGAGCGCCTGTGCCTCTGTGGGTAACATCTTGGGGGCCTTTCTGGCCTCTAGTGTACTCAAGTATGGATACgag TATGCCTTTCTGGTGACCTCTGTGGTGCAGTTTGCTGGTGGGGTGGTGGTGTTCTTTGGACTACTTACCTCCCCTAAAGAAGTCG GTTTGAGTTTGGAATCAGACACTGGACTCAGCCCAGTTGAGACCGACACAGACAGCCATAGGCCTCTGATGAGTGACGAGGAGGACGAGGTAGAGGCAGAGGTGTACAGCAGACGCTATAAGTCAGTTCAGGAGCCGGATGAGCCTGCTGCCGAGTGTCCCCAAGCTATTGGTTTCTTCCAGGCCGTCTGTCTGCCTGGAGTAGTCTCT TATGCTCTGGCTTATGCGTGTCTGAAGCTGGTCAACTATTCCTTCTTCTTCTGGCTTCCTTTCTACCTAAGCAACAACTACGGCTGGAAGGAGGCAGAGGCCGACCGCCTGTCTGTGTGGTACGATGTTGGTGGGATTATCG GGGGAACAGTTCAGGGTCTGATCTCTGACTTAATGGGAAAGAGAGCCCCCGTATTGGCATTCAGTCTTGCAGTAGCAATGGGAGCCCTGGTGGGATACAGTC GATCACCCAATGACCAGGTGATTAACGCGGTATTGATGGCTGTAACTGGTTTCTTTATTGGTGGCCCATCCAACATGATCAGCTCAGCCATCTCAGCAGACCTGGGGAGACAGGACGCTCTAAGAGGCAGTCAAGAGGCTCTAGCTACTGTCACTGGCATAGTTGATGGAACTGGAAGTATAGGAGCTGCCGTGGGACAG TACCTGGTGTCTCTGATTGAGAGTAAGCTTGgctggatgtgtgtgttctaCTTCTTTGTCTTCATG ACAGGGGGCAGTGTTTTGTTCATCACGCCATTGCTCTTTAGAGAACTGCGTGCCATGTGGAGGGACAGACGAGCGGTCAGGCGCCAGCTATAA